A genomic region of Streptomyces sp. NBC_00247 contains the following coding sequences:
- a CDS encoding type I polyketide synthase, producing the protein MTVHEPRPVTTAENDEREPSGRIAVVGIACRYPDAENPEQLWQNVLAGRRAFRKLPDQRMRAEDYYSPDPTAPDRFYSAKAAVIEGFEFDRVRYRVAGSTFRSTDMTHWLALDTAARALEDAGFPFGEGLADVNTGVIIGNTLTGEFSRANLMRLRWPYVRRTVGAALREQGWDDEALTAFLDGLEQRYKSAFPPIGEDTLAGGLANTIAGRICNHFDFKGGGFTVDGACSSSLLSVSTACDALARGTMDVAVAGGVDLSIDPFEVIGFAKTGALATGEMRVYDKGANGFWPGEGCGMLVLMRDEDARAQGRFRYATIAGWGYSSDGKGGITRPEASGHRLAIRRAYRTAGFGMETIGLLEGHGTGTAVGDATELRAFSEARRAAGALAPAALSTVKGNFGHTKAAAGVAGLLKAILAVRHQVIPPATSHFDPHPELLGPAPALRVPDRAELWPEDMPIRAGVSSMGFGGINAHVVVEHADGLRRSAVPSVTRRLVASRQDAELFLLDGADPEELREKATRLAEFCAQLSYAELGDLAATLQGELDGRPLRAAVLVASPEQATERLTELAGQLAAGVRTLVDTKKGVFLGGAGSAPRIAFLFPGQGAGKRGDGGALRRRFAAVDELYDRLSLPTDGDLVATDVAQPRIVAASVAGLRILDILGIEAVRATGHSLGELTALHWAGAMDEPTVLSAAGARGRIMAAASDGDGTMAALATTPELAETLTAGEPVVIAGYNSPRQTVVSGPVAAVERVCALAAGQGVGVARINVSHAFHSPAVAPAAAGLAEHLTTERFGRIGEGLVSTVTGGLLPADTDVVDLLTRQVLQPVRFTEALQEMDGEVDLLIEVGPGHVLKSLAAEILPDVPAVATEADALSLTGLLGTVAAAWTMGAPVRHGQLFAGRFTRPLPLDKEFLFFASPCESNGEDFVLEQSVPAALPELTALAATAGSTAADGEDASSLEVLLRLAAERAELPFETLDPSANPLDELHLSSITVGQIMNQAAQELGISAPMVTTAFATSTLGQLAELLDELSEQSPDDHQPSAAPGVASWVRPFVVDLTPAEPSGGPAAGPGGDWEVFASDRHPLAGPLAERLRTAGPGGGVLLALPRDCGQEHTGLMLAAARAALDPDRRAAGTRLVAVGDRRGAAGLAKTLHLEAPDIPVTVVTLPLPGDMTADAAERISTRIAADVLATTGFGEVHYDLDGVRREPVLRAVELATDSTHQALDDGDVLLITGGGKGITAECAISLAGPSGAAIGLMGRSDPAEDAELADNLVRMEAAGVRVHYVRADVTDVDQVKAAVGEITKALGPVTGLLHGAGRNQPQALANLDEDSFRRTLATKIDGVEAVLAAIDPAALRLFVTFGSIIGRAGLRGEADYAIANDWLTELTVQFQQDYPDCRCLALEWSVWSGAGMGERLGVLEGLVREGIEPIPADQGVELLGRLLADPGIPPALVVMGRAGGLPTLTLEQREPPLLRFLERVQVHYPGIELVADAELGAGSDLYLADHLLDGDLLFPAVLGMEAMTQVATALTGHRDTPVLEDMAFLRPIVVPVSGTTTLRVAALVTGPGTVEAVVRSSETGFQADHFRATLRFGGPEPVGDPAPVTDQVPRVPLAPGELYGPVLFQGDRFQRLLGYRDLAAKHCLAEIDDTPRTDWFAAYHPAELVLADPGTRDALMHSIQACVPDATLLPVSVARLRLAARPARHTGRLLFLDARERSRDGDSYLYDLDVRDEEGRLVERWEGLLLRAVRKQDGAGPWLPALLGPFLERRVEAALGHPLRCVVLPGGPVDGSSVDERRQRTAQAVSWALGRTTEVHHRPDGRPELADTRRVSSSHAAGVTFAVVADQAVTCDVEVAAERPADEWAALLGADGLALARLLAEGRGEALSLAATRVWGAVETLRKAGHAVAALSLDGDAGLPAGWVAFRGGAHRITSFATALEGVADPMSFTVLTEGTR; encoded by the coding sequence ATGACCGTACACGAACCGCGGCCCGTGACCACGGCCGAGAACGACGAGCGGGAACCCTCCGGCCGGATCGCGGTGGTCGGCATCGCCTGCCGCTACCCCGATGCCGAGAACCCCGAACAGCTCTGGCAGAACGTGCTGGCGGGCCGCCGTGCCTTCCGGAAACTGCCCGACCAGCGGATGCGCGCCGAAGACTACTACTCACCCGACCCCACCGCGCCCGACCGCTTCTACAGCGCCAAGGCCGCGGTGATCGAGGGATTCGAGTTCGACCGGGTCCGCTACCGGGTGGCGGGCAGCACCTTCCGCTCCACCGACATGACCCACTGGCTCGCCCTGGACACCGCGGCCCGTGCCCTGGAGGACGCCGGCTTCCCGTTCGGCGAGGGGCTGGCGGACGTCAACACCGGCGTCATCATCGGCAACACCCTCACCGGGGAGTTCAGCCGGGCCAATCTGATGCGGCTGCGCTGGCCGTACGTCCGCCGCACCGTCGGCGCCGCGCTGCGCGAGCAGGGCTGGGACGACGAGGCGCTCACCGCCTTCCTCGACGGCCTCGAACAGCGCTACAAGAGCGCCTTCCCGCCCATCGGCGAGGACACCCTGGCCGGCGGCCTGGCGAACACCATCGCCGGCCGCATCTGCAACCACTTCGACTTCAAGGGTGGCGGTTTCACCGTCGACGGCGCGTGCTCGTCCTCCCTGCTCTCGGTCTCCACCGCGTGCGACGCGCTGGCCCGCGGCACGATGGACGTGGCGGTGGCCGGCGGTGTGGACCTGAGCATCGACCCCTTCGAGGTGATCGGTTTCGCCAAGACCGGCGCGCTCGCCACCGGCGAGATGCGGGTCTACGACAAGGGCGCCAACGGCTTCTGGCCCGGCGAGGGCTGCGGCATGCTGGTCCTGATGCGGGACGAGGACGCTCGCGCGCAGGGTCGGTTCCGCTACGCCACAATCGCCGGCTGGGGCTACTCCTCCGACGGGAAGGGCGGCATCACCCGGCCCGAGGCCAGCGGCCACCGGCTCGCCATACGACGCGCCTACCGCACGGCCGGCTTCGGCATGGAGACCATCGGCCTCTTGGAGGGCCACGGCACCGGAACGGCCGTCGGTGACGCCACCGAGCTGCGCGCCTTCTCCGAGGCACGCCGCGCCGCGGGTGCACTCGCCCCGGCCGCCCTGAGCACCGTCAAGGGCAACTTCGGCCACACCAAAGCCGCGGCCGGCGTCGCCGGGCTCCTCAAGGCGATCCTCGCGGTCCGCCACCAGGTGATCCCGCCCGCCACCAGCCACTTCGACCCGCATCCCGAACTCCTCGGCCCCGCGCCCGCGCTGCGGGTCCCGGACCGCGCCGAGCTGTGGCCCGAGGACATGCCCATCCGGGCCGGGGTCTCCTCCATGGGCTTCGGCGGCATCAACGCCCACGTCGTCGTCGAGCACGCGGACGGCCTGCGGCGCAGCGCCGTGCCGAGCGTCACCCGCAGACTGGTCGCCTCCCGGCAGGACGCCGAGCTGTTCCTGCTGGACGGCGCCGACCCGGAGGAACTGCGGGAGAAGGCGACCCGCCTCGCCGAGTTCTGCGCCCAGCTGTCGTACGCCGAACTCGGCGACCTGGCAGCCACGTTGCAGGGCGAGCTGGACGGCCGGCCGTTGCGCGCCGCAGTGCTCGTCGCCTCGCCCGAACAGGCCACCGAGCGACTCACCGAGCTGGCCGGACAACTGGCCGCCGGCGTCCGTACGCTGGTGGACACCAAGAAGGGCGTCTTCCTCGGCGGCGCCGGATCGGCCCCCCGGATCGCCTTCCTCTTCCCGGGCCAGGGCGCCGGAAAACGGGGCGACGGAGGCGCGCTGCGCCGCCGGTTCGCCGCCGTGGACGAGTTGTACGATCGGCTCTCGCTCCCCACCGACGGCGACCTGGTCGCCACCGACGTCGCCCAGCCCCGGATCGTGGCCGCCTCGGTCGCGGGCCTGCGGATCCTGGACATCCTCGGCATCGAGGCGGTCCGGGCCACCGGGCACAGCCTCGGGGAACTGACCGCCCTGCACTGGGCGGGCGCCATGGACGAGCCGACCGTGCTGAGCGCGGCCGGCGCCCGCGGCCGGATCATGGCCGCGGCCAGCGACGGCGACGGCACCATGGCGGCGCTCGCGACGACCCCCGAACTCGCCGAGACCCTGACCGCCGGCGAGCCGGTGGTGATCGCCGGCTACAACAGCCCGCGGCAGACCGTGGTGTCCGGCCCGGTCGCGGCGGTCGAACGAGTCTGCGCGCTGGCGGCCGGACAGGGCGTCGGCGTGGCGAGGATCAACGTCTCGCACGCCTTCCACTCACCGGCCGTCGCCCCCGCCGCGGCCGGACTCGCCGAGCACCTGACGACCGAGCGGTTCGGCCGGATCGGCGAGGGCCTGGTCTCCACCGTCACCGGCGGACTGCTGCCCGCCGACACCGACGTGGTGGACCTGCTCACCCGCCAGGTACTGCAACCGGTCCGGTTCACCGAGGCGCTGCAGGAGATGGACGGCGAGGTCGACCTGCTGATCGAGGTCGGACCGGGCCACGTACTGAAGTCGCTGGCCGCCGAGATCCTGCCGGACGTGCCCGCGGTCGCCACCGAGGCGGACGCCCTGTCACTGACCGGGCTGCTCGGCACGGTCGCCGCTGCCTGGACGATGGGCGCGCCGGTCCGGCACGGTCAGCTCTTCGCCGGGCGCTTCACCCGGCCGCTGCCGCTGGACAAGGAGTTCCTGTTCTTCGCCAGCCCCTGCGAGTCCAACGGTGAGGACTTCGTGCTGGAGCAGTCGGTACCGGCCGCGCTGCCCGAGCTCACCGCTCTCGCGGCCACCGCCGGCAGCACGGCAGCCGACGGGGAGGACGCCTCCAGCCTGGAGGTGCTGCTCCGGCTTGCCGCCGAGCGGGCCGAACTCCCGTTCGAAACGCTCGATCCGTCGGCCAACCCGCTCGACGAACTGCACCTCAGCTCCATCACCGTCGGCCAGATCATGAACCAGGCCGCCCAGGAGCTGGGCATCTCCGCACCCATGGTCACCACCGCCTTCGCCACCTCCACACTGGGGCAACTCGCCGAACTCCTCGACGAGCTGTCGGAGCAGTCGCCCGACGACCACCAGCCGTCCGCCGCCCCCGGCGTCGCGAGCTGGGTGCGCCCGTTCGTGGTCGACCTGACACCGGCCGAGCCGTCCGGTGGCCCCGCCGCCGGGCCCGGTGGCGACTGGGAGGTCTTCGCCTCCGACCGGCACCCGCTGGCCGGCCCGCTGGCCGAGCGGTTGCGCACGGCCGGGCCCGGCGGGGGCGTCCTGCTCGCTCTGCCCCGCGATTGCGGTCAGGAGCACACCGGCCTGATGCTCGCCGCCGCCCGAGCCGCGCTCGACCCGGACCGGCGCGCCGCCGGCACCCGGCTGGTCGCCGTCGGCGACCGCAGGGGAGCGGCGGGCCTGGCCAAGACGCTGCACCTGGAGGCACCGGACATCCCGGTCACCGTCGTCACCCTGCCGTTGCCCGGGGACATGACGGCCGACGCCGCCGAGCGGATCAGCACCCGGATCGCCGCGGACGTGCTGGCCACCACCGGATTCGGTGAGGTGCACTACGACTTGGACGGCGTACGTCGGGAGCCGGTGCTGCGGGCGGTGGAGCTCGCGACGGACTCCACCCACCAGGCGCTGGATGACGGCGACGTCCTACTGATCACCGGCGGCGGCAAGGGCATCACCGCCGAGTGCGCCATCTCGCTGGCCGGGCCGAGCGGTGCGGCGATCGGGCTGATGGGCCGCTCCGACCCCGCCGAGGACGCCGAGCTCGCGGACAACCTGGTCCGCATGGAGGCGGCCGGTGTCCGGGTGCACTACGTGCGGGCCGACGTCACCGACGTCGACCAGGTCAAGGCCGCGGTCGGCGAGATCACCAAGGCGCTCGGCCCGGTCACCGGCCTGCTGCACGGCGCGGGCCGCAACCAGCCGCAGGCACTCGCCAACCTGGACGAGGACTCGTTCCGCCGCACGCTGGCCACCAAGATCGACGGTGTGGAAGCGGTGCTGGCCGCGATCGACCCGGCGGCGCTGCGGCTCTTCGTGACCTTCGGCAGCATCATCGGCCGGGCGGGACTGCGTGGCGAGGCGGACTACGCCATCGCCAACGACTGGCTCACCGAGCTGACCGTCCAGTTCCAGCAGGACTACCCCGACTGCCGCTGCCTGGCACTGGAGTGGTCGGTCTGGTCCGGTGCCGGTATGGGGGAGCGGCTGGGCGTCCTGGAGGGTTTGGTCCGCGAAGGCATCGAGCCGATCCCCGCCGACCAAGGCGTGGAACTGCTCGGCCGGCTGCTGGCCGACCCCGGTATCCCGCCGGCCCTGGTGGTGATGGGCCGCGCCGGCGGCCTGCCGACGCTCACCCTGGAGCAGCGCGAACCCCCGCTGCTGCGGTTCCTGGAACGCGTACAGGTGCACTACCCCGGCATCGAACTGGTCGCGGACGCCGAACTCGGAGCGGGCAGCGACCTCTACCTGGCCGACCACCTGCTGGACGGCGACCTGCTCTTCCCCGCCGTCCTCGGCATGGAGGCCATGACCCAGGTGGCCACCGCGCTGACGGGCCACCGGGACACCCCGGTGCTGGAGGACATGGCTTTCCTGCGGCCCATCGTGGTCCCGGTGAGCGGCACGACGACCCTGCGGGTGGCCGCCCTGGTCACCGGACCCGGCACGGTCGAGGCGGTGGTGCGCAGCAGTGAGACCGGCTTCCAGGCCGACCACTTCCGGGCCACCCTGCGCTTCGGCGGGCCGGAGCCGGTCGGTGACCCGGCTCCGGTCACCGACCAGGTTCCGCGGGTGCCGCTGGCACCCGGTGAGCTGTACGGGCCGGTGCTCTTCCAGGGCGACCGCTTCCAGCGGCTGCTCGGCTACCGGGACCTGGCCGCCAAGCACTGCCTGGCCGAGATCGACGACACTCCCCGGACCGACTGGTTCGCCGCCTACCACCCGGCCGAACTGGTACTGGCCGATCCCGGTACCCGCGACGCGCTCATGCACTCCATCCAGGCGTGCGTGCCCGACGCCACACTGCTGCCGGTGAGCGTGGCACGGCTGCGTCTCGCGGCCCGGCCGGCGCGACACACCGGCCGACTGCTGTTCCTCGACGCCCGCGAGCGGTCCCGGGACGGCGACAGCTACCTCTACGACCTGGACGTCCGTGACGAGGAGGGCCGGCTGGTCGAGCGCTGGGAGGGCCTGCTGCTGCGGGCGGTGCGCAAGCAGGACGGGGCCGGCCCCTGGCTGCCGGCCCTGCTCGGCCCCTTCCTGGAACGACGCGTCGAAGCGGCGCTCGGCCACCCGTTGCGGTGCGTCGTGCTGCCCGGAGGCCCGGTGGACGGGTCCTCGGTGGACGAGCGCCGGCAGCGCACCGCCCAGGCGGTGAGCTGGGCGCTGGGGCGTACCACCGAGGTGCACCACCGGCCCGACGGACGGCCCGAACTGGCCGACACGCGACGGGTGTCCTCCTCGCACGCGGCGGGTGTCACCTTCGCCGTGGTCGCCGACCAGGCCGTCACCTGCGACGTCGAGGTGGCCGCCGAGCGGCCGGCCGACGAGTGGGCGGCGCTGCTCGGCGCCGACGGCCTGGCGCTGGCACGGCTGCTCGCCGAGGGGCGGGGCGAGGCGCTGAGCCTGGCCGCCACCCGGGTGTGGGGCGCGGTGGAGACACTGCGCAAGGCGGGCCACGCGGTGGCCGCGCTGAGCCTGGACGGCGACGCGGGACTGCCGGCCGGCTGGGTGGCCTTCCGCGGCGGCGCACACCGCATCACGTCCTTCGCGACCGCCCTGGAAGGCGTCGCCGATCCGATGTCCTTCACCGTGCTGACCGAGGGGACCCGATGA
- a CDS encoding enediyne biosynthesis protein yields the protein MTDTRSQTVKAAPHDAQPHAAKKKPNRDPRYLALRNFAISMSVFNILGYTLLGFEQPWLWPIICAPFAYAVEMVLEVISAWAQNRRARFLGGGFRRVYEFLLPAHITALAVNMLLYANDLLLPVLLGVFIGVAGKHVLQAPVNGRMRHYMNPSNFGITVSLLLFGSWISIAPPYEFTENANTFFRVGIPLVIATAGTVINAMLTKRIPLIVGWLGGFVIQAVLRHFLWDVAIWSALGPMSGVAFVLFTNYMITDPGTTPSKGRNQFMFGSSVAMVYGLLMLFNVVYTLFFATTIVCAVRGIGWWVAHGLQRRRGIDATSGTVAQPAGPQRLADNEAVAA from the coding sequence ATGACCGACACCCGTTCCCAGACTGTCAAGGCGGCTCCGCACGACGCCCAGCCCCACGCCGCGAAGAAGAAACCCAACCGGGATCCCCGCTACCTGGCGCTGCGCAACTTCGCCATCTCCATGAGCGTGTTCAACATCCTGGGCTACACCCTGCTCGGCTTCGAGCAGCCCTGGCTGTGGCCGATCATCTGCGCGCCGTTCGCCTACGCGGTCGAGATGGTGCTGGAGGTGATCAGCGCCTGGGCCCAGAACCGCCGGGCCCGCTTCCTGGGCGGGGGGTTCCGCAGGGTGTACGAGTTCCTGCTGCCCGCCCACATCACCGCGCTCGCGGTGAACATGCTGCTCTACGCCAACGACCTGCTGCTGCCCGTCCTGCTCGGTGTCTTCATCGGCGTGGCCGGCAAGCACGTCCTCCAGGCACCGGTCAACGGGCGCATGCGGCACTACATGAACCCGTCCAACTTCGGTATCACCGTCTCACTGCTCCTGTTCGGCTCCTGGATCAGCATCGCCCCGCCGTACGAGTTCACCGAGAACGCGAACACGTTCTTCCGGGTGGGCATCCCCCTGGTCATCGCCACCGCGGGCACGGTCATCAACGCCATGCTGACCAAGCGGATACCACTGATCGTCGGCTGGCTCGGCGGCTTCGTCATCCAAGCGGTGCTGCGCCACTTCCTGTGGGACGTGGCCATCTGGTCCGCGCTCGGGCCGATGAGCGGTGTCGCCTTCGTGCTCTTCACCAACTACATGATCACCGACCCCGGCACCACCCCGTCGAAGGGCCGCAACCAGTTCATGTTCGGCTCCTCGGTCGCCATGGTCTACGGGCTGCTGATGCTCTTCAACGTCGTATACACACTCTTCTTCGCCACCACGATCGTGTGTGCCGTCCGCGGTATCGGCTGGTGGGTCGCCCACGGTCTGCAACGACGCCGGGGAATCGACGCGACGAGCGGCACGGTGGCGCAGCCCGCCGGGCCACAGCGCCTGGCCGACAACGAGGCGGTGGCGGCATGA
- a CDS encoding FG-GAP-like repeat-containing protein — protein sequence MSYRQRFRRLIPGVVTILVATSLFFVVRTSVSVAGDQAAAAYKFKEMPIAMPPGYDSQPKRTIREVNPAYEKIRAWISSVGASIAVNDVTGHGLANGMCIVDTRTDSVVVTYTPTARTGDRFTPFVLDGEPLPMDDAMAPTGCTPGDFNGDGRNDFLVTYWGRTPVLFLAKSDAKTPSASAYVPREVVASQSLDGKYHGPRWNTDAVYVADLDGSGHPSMIVGNYFPDSDVLDPNGLNNVEMNDSLSSAKNAGGDHVLRWYKASAGTDPDVSFIEEKNAIPYDNSTGWTLAISGADLTGSGLPDVYIANDFGHGHLLHNRSTPGNIRFTEAKGERTATTPKSFVLGNGSFKGMGVDFGDVDGNGSFDMMVSNITVAWGLEESNFLWVNQADSPAAAKAKLQDGIAPFKQEAQKNGVAWTGWGWDAKMGDFLNSGQQDILQADGFVKGDIDRWPWLQEMAMTNDNLLSNPAMWPHVGPGDDLAGDEVMAFYARTSSGKYANVSEQLGLDVPIPTRGIATADTTGSGALDFAIARQWGPPAFYANQAPKLGNDLTLRLYRPAPDAGAGEGLAAPGSPAYGATVSITTPQGRQIAQLDGGGGHGGFRSFDVRFGLDTYTGPVKAHLTWRDSDGGLHTKTQQLSAGSHTLMLTDDIQEVTSR from the coding sequence ATGTCGTACCGACAGCGATTCCGCAGGCTCATACCAGGGGTGGTCACGATATTGGTGGCGACCTCGCTGTTCTTCGTCGTCCGCACTTCGGTATCTGTCGCGGGCGACCAGGCCGCTGCGGCGTACAAGTTCAAGGAGATGCCGATCGCGATGCCGCCCGGATACGACTCGCAGCCGAAGCGGACGATCCGTGAGGTGAACCCGGCCTACGAGAAGATTCGTGCCTGGATCTCCTCGGTCGGGGCCAGCATCGCGGTCAACGATGTCACCGGCCACGGACTCGCCAACGGAATGTGCATCGTCGACACCCGTACCGACTCGGTCGTGGTCACCTACACGCCGACCGCTCGTACCGGCGACCGATTCACCCCGTTCGTGCTGGACGGCGAGCCGCTGCCGATGGACGACGCCATGGCGCCCACCGGCTGCACCCCCGGCGACTTCAACGGCGACGGCCGCAACGACTTCCTGGTCACCTACTGGGGACGCACTCCGGTGCTGTTCCTGGCGAAGTCCGACGCCAAGACCCCGTCCGCGTCCGCGTACGTCCCGCGCGAGGTCGTCGCCTCGCAGAGTCTGGACGGCAAGTACCACGGGCCGCGGTGGAACACCGACGCCGTCTACGTCGCCGACCTCGACGGCAGCGGCCACCCGTCGATGATCGTCGGGAACTACTTCCCGGACTCCGACGTGCTCGACCCGAACGGCCTCAACAACGTCGAGATGAACGACTCGCTGTCAAGCGCGAAGAACGCCGGCGGTGACCACGTGCTGCGCTGGTACAAGGCCTCGGCCGGCACCGACCCGGACGTCTCCTTCATCGAGGAGAAGAACGCCATCCCGTACGACAACTCCACCGGCTGGACGCTGGCCATCTCCGGCGCCGACCTGACCGGCTCCGGTCTGCCCGACGTCTACATCGCCAACGACTTCGGCCACGGGCACCTGCTGCACAACCGTTCCACCCCCGGCAACATCCGCTTCACGGAGGCCAAGGGCGAGCGCACCGCGACGACCCCGAAGTCCTTCGTGCTCGGCAACGGCTCCTTCAAGGGCATGGGGGTCGACTTCGGTGACGTCGACGGCAACGGCAGCTTCGACATGATGGTCAGCAACATCACCGTCGCCTGGGGCCTGGAGGAGAGCAACTTCCTCTGGGTCAACCAGGCCGACAGCCCCGCCGCAGCGAAGGCCAAACTGCAGGACGGCATCGCCCCCTTCAAGCAGGAGGCGCAGAAGAACGGCGTCGCCTGGACCGGCTGGGGCTGGGACGCGAAGATGGGCGACTTCCTCAACAGCGGCCAGCAGGACATCCTGCAGGCCGACGGCTTCGTCAAGGGCGACATCGACCGCTGGCCGTGGCTCCAGGAAATGGCCATGACCAACGACAACCTGCTCTCCAATCCCGCGATGTGGCCGCACGTCGGCCCCGGTGACGATCTGGCCGGCGACGAGGTGATGGCGTTCTACGCCCGGACCAGCAGCGGCAAGTACGCGAACGTGAGCGAGCAGCTCGGCCTCGACGTCCCGATCCCGACCCGCGGGATCGCCACCGCCGACACCACCGGCAGCGGTGCGCTGGACTTCGCGATAGCCCGGCAGTGGGGTCCGCCGGCGTTCTACGCCAACCAGGCCCCGAAGCTGGGCAACGACCTGACACTGCGGCTGTACCGGCCCGCGCCGGACGCCGGCGCCGGAGAGGGCCTGGCCGCACCCGGCTCGCCCGCGTACGGCGCCACGGTGAGCATCACCACGCCGCAAGGGCGGCAGATCGCCCAGCTCGACGGCGGCGGCGGACACGGAGGCTTCCGCAGCTTCGACGTGCGCTTCGGCCTCGACACCTACACCGGCCCGGTGAAAGCGCACCTGACGTGGCGCGACAGCGACGGCGGCCTGCACACCAAGACCCAGCAGCTCTCCGCGGGCAGCCACACCCTCATGCTCACCGACGACATCCAGGAGGTGACGAGCCGATGA
- a CDS encoding GMC family oxidoreductase, with product MTHTYDAIIVGSGSAGAALAARLSEDPARSVLLIEAGPDFPDPADIPHDITNGNAMSMSKHDWRYRAEIMDGRRILFPRGKITGGSSAVGATIALRGVPENYDKWAAAGNPAWSYEQVLPYFRRLEDDLNFEGRYHGKGGPVPIRRFQPDEMTTMQRAFTEASLAAGFPEVSDHNHPEATGIGPIPSNRRDPRYRVSTAMAYLTSEVRARVNLTIRSGTLVHEVLFEGDRAVGVLVSAGGGEPEELRAHKVVLSAGAVNTPTLLMRSGIGPADDLTRLGIDVRLDRPGVGAHLMDHPRTGVFMRPKEGALDENVPFLQSMVRTTAKGSTDFNDMQYYMVNHFDLELFPELQMLAGASMIFGVMVVDQQPESVGRLRLTSADPAAGPDIQLDFLSTERDLEKMVQGVRTCWELANHPEIAARGDGFIVLNDKLIERDAMVEQYVKVSLDSGYHPVGTARMGAAEDAGAVVDEQLRVLGVENLYVADASVMPSIVNCNTNLTSIMIGERLADWLRAE from the coding sequence ATGACGCACACGTATGACGCGATCATCGTCGGGTCGGGCTCCGCGGGTGCGGCGCTCGCAGCCCGGCTGAGCGAGGACCCGGCCCGTTCGGTACTCCTCATCGAAGCGGGCCCGGACTTCCCCGATCCGGCCGACATCCCGCACGACATCACCAACGGCAACGCCATGTCGATGAGCAAGCACGACTGGCGCTACCGCGCGGAGATCATGGACGGCCGGCGCATTCTCTTTCCCCGTGGAAAGATCACCGGCGGCTCGTCCGCGGTCGGTGCCACCATCGCGCTGCGGGGTGTACCCGAGAACTACGACAAGTGGGCGGCGGCGGGCAATCCGGCGTGGTCGTACGAGCAGGTGCTGCCCTACTTCCGCCGGCTGGAGGACGACCTGAACTTCGAGGGCCGGTACCACGGCAAGGGCGGCCCGGTGCCGATCCGCCGGTTCCAGCCGGACGAGATGACCACCATGCAGCGCGCCTTCACCGAAGCGAGCCTGGCGGCCGGTTTCCCCGAGGTCTCGGACCACAACCACCCCGAGGCGACCGGTATCGGCCCGATCCCGTCCAACCGACGCGACCCCCGCTACCGGGTCTCGACGGCGATGGCGTACCTGACGTCCGAGGTTCGGGCACGGGTGAACCTGACCATTCGCAGCGGGACGCTGGTGCACGAGGTGCTCTTCGAGGGCGACCGCGCGGTCGGCGTCCTGGTCTCGGCCGGTGGCGGCGAGCCCGAGGAACTGCGGGCGCACAAGGTCGTCCTGTCGGCCGGCGCTGTCAACACCCCGACGCTGCTGATGCGTTCGGGAATCGGCCCGGCCGACGACCTGACCAGGCTCGGGATCGACGTCCGGCTGGACCGGCCCGGGGTCGGCGCCCACCTGATGGACCACCCACGGACCGGCGTGTTCATGCGGCCCAAGGAGGGGGCCCTGGACGAGAACGTGCCGTTCCTGCAGTCCATGGTGCGGACCACGGCCAAGGGGTCCACCGACTTCAACGACATGCAGTACTACATGGTCAACCACTTCGATCTGGAGCTCTTCCCCGAGCTTCAGATGCTGGCGGGGGCCTCGATGATCTTCGGTGTCATGGTGGTGGACCAGCAGCCGGAGTCGGTCGGCCGACTGCGGCTGACCTCGGCCGACCCGGCGGCGGGGCCGGACATCCAGCTCGACTTCCTCTCCACCGAAAGGGACTTGGAGAAGATGGTCCAGGGCGTCCGGACCTGCTGGGAGCTGGCCAACCACCCGGAGATCGCGGCGCGGGGCGACGGCTTCATCGTGTTGAACGACAAGCTCATCGAGAGGGACGCGATGGTCGAGCAGTACGTGAAGGTGAGCCTGGACAGCGGCTACCACCCGGTGGGCACGGCCCGCATGGGCGCCGCTGAGGACGCGGGCGCCGTGGTGGACGAACAGCTGCGGGTGCTCGGGGTGGAGAACCTGTACGTGGCCGACGCCTCGGTGATGCCGAGCATCGTCAACTGCAACACCAACCTCACCTCGATCATGATCGGTGAGCGGCTGGCGGACTGGCTGCGCGCCGAGTGA